The following coding sequences are from one uncultured Bacteroides sp. window:
- the hisD gene encoding histidinol dehydrogenase yields MILINYPNKTLWPEILSRPSLNAENLFDTVRKIIDHVKVGGDKAVLAYEAEYDKVQLSSLLVSEAELKEAEELVCAELKTAIHLAKKNIEIFHAAQRFNGKKIETVSGVTCWQKAVPIEKVGLYIPGGTAPLFSTVLMLAVPAKLAGCKEVVLCSPPAKDGKIHPAVLFAAAVAGVDKIYKAGGVQAIAAMAYGTESIPKVYKIFGPGNQYVTAAKQLVSLKDVAIDMPAGPSEVEVLADETANPIFVAADLLSQAEHGVDSQAILITTSEKLQKEVLSEVDRQLESLPRRDIATKSLANSKLILVNNMKEAIQMTNAYAPEHLIIQTKDYAEIAEQVLNAGSVFLGPLSPESAGDYASGTNHTLPTNGYAKAYSGVSLDSFIRKITFQEILPEGMRTIGPAIEVMAASEQLHAHKNAVTVRLDALNKL; encoded by the coding sequence ATGATTCTTATTAATTATCCTAATAAAACACTTTGGCCGGAGATCCTTTCTCGGCCGTCACTTAATGCTGAAAACTTATTTGATACAGTGAGAAAAATCATTGATCATGTAAAAGTAGGAGGTGATAAAGCAGTATTAGCTTATGAAGCTGAATATGATAAAGTACAATTAAGCTCGTTGCTAGTTAGTGAAGCCGAATTAAAAGAAGCCGAAGAATTAGTTTGTGCGGAGTTAAAAACTGCAATTCATCTTGCTAAGAAAAATATAGAAATTTTTCATGCAGCTCAACGCTTTAATGGGAAAAAGATCGAAACGGTTTCAGGAGTTACTTGCTGGCAAAAGGCAGTACCTATTGAGAAAGTAGGGCTATATATTCCTGGTGGAACGGCTCCTTTGTTTTCCACTGTATTAATGTTGGCTGTTCCCGCGAAGTTAGCAGGTTGTAAGGAAGTTGTTCTTTGCAGTCCTCCGGCTAAAGACGGGAAAATACACCCAGCTGTATTATTTGCGGCTGCTGTAGCTGGGGTAGATAAAATTTATAAAGCGGGAGGAGTACAAGCTATTGCAGCTATGGCTTATGGTACGGAAAGTATTCCTAAAGTCTATAAGATTTTTGGTCCGGGAAATCAATATGTTACTGCTGCTAAGCAATTGGTTAGTTTGAAAGATGTTGCGATTGACATGCCGGCAGGACCATCAGAAGTAGAAGTTTTGGCTGATGAAACAGCCAATCCTATATTTGTGGCCGCAGATTTACTGTCACAAGCAGAACACGGAGTAGATAGTCAGGCCATACTTATTACTACTTCCGAAAAATTGCAGAAAGAAGTGCTGTCTGAGGTGGATCGACAATTGGAATCTTTACCTCGTCGAGATATAGCGACTAAGTCATTAGCTAATAGCAAACTTATTTTGGTGAATAATATGAAGGAAGCTATTCAGATGACTAACGCTTATGCACCGGAACACTTAATAATACAAACCAAAGATTATGCGGAGATAGCTGAGCAGGTGCTCAATGCAGGTTCTGTCTTTTTGGGTCCGTTGTCACCAGAAAGTGCCGGTGATTATGCGTCCGGAACAAATCATACACTTCCTACTAATGGTTATGCTAAAGCTTACAGTGGTGTTAGTTTGGATAGTTTTATCCGTAAGATTACCTTCCAAGAGATATTGCCTGAAGGGATGCGTACTATCGGTCCTGCTATTGAGGTGATGGCAGCTAGTGAACAGTTGCACGCACATAAAAATGCTGTAACAGTGAGATTGGATGCTTTGAATAAATTATAG
- the hisG gene encoding ATP phosphoribosyltransferase, whose amino-acid sequence MLRIAVQAKGRLFEETMALFEESDIKLSSYKRTLLVQSTNFPIEVLFLRDDDIPQSVATGVADLGIVGENEYVEKQENAVLVKRLGFSKCRLSLAIPKDIEYPGLEWFNGKKIATSYPVILKKYMKEHGIDTEVHVITGSVEVAPGIGLADAIFDIVSSGSTLVSNRLKEVEVLMKSEALLLAHKGLSEEKKEILNEMLFRMDAVKTAEDKKYVLMNAPKDKLEEIIDVLPGMKSPTVMPLAQENWCSVHTVLDEKCFWEIIGKLKALGAEGILVLPIEKMIL is encoded by the coding sequence ATGTTAAGAATTGCAGTACAGGCTAAAGGTCGCCTTTTTGAAGAAACGATGGCTCTATTCGAAGAGTCTGATATTAAATTAAGCTCGTATAAACGGACATTACTAGTTCAGTCAACTAATTTCCCTATTGAAGTGCTTTTTCTTCGTGATGATGATATTCCTCAGTCTGTTGCTACAGGGGTAGCTGATCTTGGTATTGTCGGAGAAAATGAGTATGTGGAAAAACAAGAAAATGCTGTACTTGTGAAACGCTTAGGATTTAGTAAATGTCGACTGTCATTAGCTATTCCTAAGGATATTGAATATCCTGGTCTAGAGTGGTTTAATGGTAAAAAGATTGCAACGTCATATCCTGTAATTCTAAAGAAATACATGAAAGAACATGGTATTGATACGGAAGTTCATGTTATCACAGGCTCTGTGGAAGTGGCGCCTGGTATTGGTTTGGCAGATGCTATTTTTGATATCGTAAGTTCCGGTTCTACTTTGGTAAGTAATCGCTTGAAAGAGGTGGAGGTATTGATGAAATCTGAAGCTCTATTATTGGCTCACAAAGGTTTAAGTGAGGAGAAGAAAGAGATTCTTAATGAAATGCTTTTTCGGATGGATGCCGTGAAGACTGCTGAAGATAAGAAATATGTGCTAATGAACGCTCCTAAAGATAAATTAGAGGAGATTATTGATGTACTTCCGGGAATGAAAAGTCCTACGGTGATGCCATTGGCCCAAGAAAATTGGTGTTCTGTACATACTGTGCTTGATGAGAAATGCTTTTGGGAAATTATAGGGAAGTTAAAAGCCCTTGGTGCGGAAGGAATATTGGTGTTGCCGATAGAAAAAATGATATTATAA
- a CDS encoding PaaI family thioesterase, whose product MKKIINPWKDKKGYYCFGCASNNPAGVKMEFYEDGEEIVSLWHLKSEYQGWINTLHGGIQAVLLDEICAWVILRKLQTTGVTSKMETRYLKSVDTTDDYVLLRAHIQEKKRNIILVEAGLYNQQGELCTKALCTYFTFSQEKSQTEMHFAGCDVEEEELDLLI is encoded by the coding sequence ATGAAGAAAATAATCAATCCTTGGAAAGATAAAAAGGGTTACTATTGTTTTGGTTGTGCCTCGAATAATCCGGCTGGTGTGAAGATGGAATTTTATGAAGATGGTGAGGAAATTGTGAGCCTTTGGCATCTTAAATCAGAATATCAAGGTTGGATTAATACACTACATGGAGGTATACAAGCTGTTTTACTTGATGAGATCTGCGCATGGGTGATTCTTCGTAAATTGCAAACTACAGGTGTAACATCTAAAATGGAAACTCGCTATTTGAAATCTGTTGATACTACAGATGATTATGTATTGCTTCGTGCTCACATTCAGGAAAAGAAACGAAATATTATTTTAGTAGAAGCTGGCTTGTATAATCAACAAGGTGAACTCTGCACAAAAGCTCTTTGTACTTACTTTACTTTTTCACAAGAGAAATCACAAACAGAGATGCACTTTGCTGGATGTGATGTAGAGGAGGAAGAGTTAGATTTATTAATATAA
- a CDS encoding 3'-5' exonuclease, with translation MKKFAAIDFETANGKRTSVCSVGVVFVVDGEIVNSLYRLIKPNPNYYSWFCTNVHGLTYEDTKNALTFPEVWMEIAPQIEGFSLVAHNARFDEGCLRAVYELYGMSYPNYPFYDTLQASRKVFGKGLPNHQLHTVSAACGFDLLNHHNALADAEACAMIALKVLQL, from the coding sequence ATGAAGAAGTTCGCAGCAATAGATTTTGAAACAGCTAATGGGAAGAGAACTAGTGTTTGTTCCGTAGGCGTTGTTTTCGTTGTTGATGGAGAAATAGTTAATAGCTTATATCGGCTCATTAAGCCAAATCCGAATTATTACAGTTGGTTTTGCACTAATGTTCATGGATTGACTTATGAGGATACGAAAAATGCTCTAACTTTTCCTGAAGTTTGGATGGAAATTGCTCCCCAAATTGAAGGTTTTTCATTAGTAGCTCACAATGCTCGTTTTGACGAAGGCTGCCTTCGTGCGGTGTATGAATTATACGGGATGTCCTATCCTAATTATCCTTTTTATGATACATTACAAGCTTCTCGAAAAGTGTTTGGAAAAGGATTACCTAATCACCAACTACATACTGTATCGGCTGCCTGTGGCTTTGACTTACTTAATCATCACAATGCTTTAGCCGATGCGGAAGCTTGCGCTATGATAGCTTTGAAGGTGTTGCAGTTATAA
- a CDS encoding cytochrome c biogenesis protein CcdA has product MKKISLLLFFFSFSFLNLQAQIQEPVKFKTELKNLSATEAEILFSATIDNGWHVYSTGLPDGGPISATFTAEKIEGAQLLGKLQPRGKEITNFDKIFEMKLRYFEHSVQFAQKIKITGKTYHVEGYLEYGACNDESCLPPTDVAFSYSGKGVSGVNSTPVKKVVKKTADKTVKPVVTAVAAAAPVDTTNNIGNDSTAKTLVNVSVKDLWAPVINELHSFGETTSQKDMSWIYIFITGFLGGLLALFTPCVWPIIPMTVSFFLKRTKDKKKGIRDAWTYGASIVVIYVALGLAITLIFGASALNALSTNAIFNILFCLMLIVFAASFFGAFELTLPSKWSNAVDSKAEATSGLLSIFLMAFTLSLVSFSCTGPIIGFLLVQVSTTGSIVAPAIGMLGFAIALALPFTLFALFPSWLKSMPKSGGWMNVIKVTLGFLELAFALKFLSVADLAYGWGILDRETFLALWIVLFALLGFYLLGKIKFPHDDNDTHVSVPRFFMALASLAFAVYMIPGLWGAPLKAVSAFSPPMNTQDFNLYTNEIHAKFDDYDAGMEYARKNGKPVMVDFTGFGCVNCRKMEAAVWTDSKVGDIINNDYVLISLYVDDKKRLPESIKVSENGKERTLRTVGDKWSYLQRVKFGANAQPFYVLLDNDGKPLNKSYAYNEDIPAYVDFLKTGLENYKK; this is encoded by the coding sequence ATGAAGAAGATTTCTTTATTATTATTTTTCTTTTCGTTTTCTTTTTTGAATTTACAGGCTCAGATTCAAGAACCTGTCAAGTTTAAAACTGAATTAAAGAATTTATCGGCTACTGAAGCTGAAATTCTTTTTTCTGCTACCATAGATAATGGGTGGCATGTTTATTCTACCGGACTTCCTGATGGTGGTCCTATTTCGGCTACTTTTACTGCAGAGAAAATAGAAGGAGCTCAACTTTTAGGTAAGCTTCAACCTCGTGGGAAAGAGATTACTAATTTTGATAAGATATTTGAAATGAAGCTTCGTTATTTTGAACATTCTGTGCAGTTTGCACAGAAAATTAAAATAACGGGTAAGACTTATCATGTAGAAGGTTATTTAGAATATGGAGCATGTAATGATGAAAGTTGCTTGCCTCCTACTGATGTTGCTTTCAGTTATTCAGGAAAAGGTGTATCGGGTGTAAATTCTACCCCTGTTAAAAAAGTGGTGAAGAAAACTGCAGATAAAACAGTGAAACCTGTTGTTACAGCAGTAGCTGCAGCTGCTCCTGTTGATACAACAAACAATATTGGGAATGATTCTACGGCTAAGACATTGGTAAATGTTTCGGTGAAAGATTTATGGGCGCCGGTAATAAATGAATTGCATTCTTTTGGTGAAACAACTTCACAAAAAGATATGTCATGGATTTATATATTTATTACTGGTTTCTTGGGTGGTTTACTGGCTCTGTTTACTCCATGTGTATGGCCTATCATTCCTATGACAGTTAGTTTTTTCTTAAAACGTACAAAAGACAAGAAGAAAGGTATTCGTGATGCTTGGACTTATGGTGCTTCTATTGTTGTTATTTATGTGGCTTTAGGTCTTGCTATTACTTTGATATTTGGTGCTAGTGCATTAAATGCTCTTTCTACGAATGCAATCTTTAATATCTTGTTTTGCTTGATGTTAATTGTTTTTGCAGCTTCTTTCTTTGGAGCTTTTGAACTTACGTTACCTTCTAAATGGAGTAATGCAGTAGATAGTAAAGCAGAAGCTACAAGTGGGCTGTTAAGTATATTTCTTATGGCCTTTACACTGTCATTGGTTTCTTTTTCTTGTACGGGTCCTATTATTGGATTTTTGCTGGTTCAAGTCTCTACAACAGGAAGTATTGTTGCACCGGCTATCGGTATGCTTGGTTTTGCTATTGCTTTGGCTTTGCCTTTCACATTATTTGCGCTTTTCCCTTCTTGGCTGAAATCTATGCCAAAATCGGGTGGATGGATGAATGTCATTAAAGTAACGTTAGGTTTTCTTGAACTAGCTTTTGCTCTGAAGTTTTTGTCTGTGGCTGATTTAGCTTATGGTTGGGGCATTTTAGATCGTGAAACTTTTCTTGCTTTGTGGATTGTACTCTTTGCTTTACTGGGTTTCTACTTGCTTGGAAAAATCAAGTTTCCGCATGATGATAATGATACTCACGTAAGTGTTCCTCGCTTTTTTATGGCTTTAGCCTCTTTGGCGTTTGCAGTATACATGATTCCCGGTTTGTGGGGGGCACCTTTAAAAGCAGTTAGTGCTTTTTCACCTCCTATGAATACGCAGGATTTCAATTTATATACCAATGAGATACATGCTAAGTTTGATGATTATGATGCTGGTATGGAATATGCTCGTAAAAACGGCAAACCGGTGATGGTCGATTTTACAGGATTTGGCTGTGTAAATTGTCGTAAGATGGAAGCAGCCGTATGGACAGATTCTAAAGTGGGTGATATAATCAATAATGATTATGTACTTATTAGCCTGTATGTTGATGATAAGAAACGATTGCCGGAGTCTATTAAGGTTAGTGAGAATGGTAAGGAACGTACATTGCGCACTGTTGGTGATAAGTGGAGCTATTTACAACGAGTGAAGTTTGGAGCTAATGCACAGCCTTTCTATGTCTTACTTGATAATGATGGTAAACCTTTGAACAAATCGTATGCTTATAATGAAGATATTCCTGCTTATGTGGATTTTTTGAAGACAGGTCTAGAAAATTATAAGAAGTAA
- a CDS encoding Dabb family protein, producing the protein MVKHIVLFKLKDNISLEEKLTVMKQFKKAIENLPSEISFIRKIEVGFNVNSSEVWDIVLNSEFDSLDDVKAYAIHPAHLAAGKILAGVKENRACVDYEV; encoded by the coding sequence ATGGTTAAGCACATTGTATTATTTAAATTGAAAGATAATATTTCTCTAGAAGAGAAGCTAACTGTTATGAAACAGTTTAAGAAAGCTATAGAAAATCTTCCAAGTGAAATCTCTTTCATTCGAAAAATAGAGGTAGGATTTAATGTGAATTCTTCTGAAGTATGGGATATCGTTCTTAATAGTGAGTTTGATTCTCTCGATGATGTGAAGGCATATGCTATTCATCCTGCGCATCTGGCTGCAGGGAAAATTTTAGCTGGAGTGAAAGAGAACCGTGCTTGTGTAGATTATGAAGTTTAA